The DNA segment AGATTAGATGGGGCAATTCCCCCAAGGGCTGGGGGAATCTGCATTAAGGAAACTGGCTAGGAGGCGAAAAGTTAATAACTTGAGCCACCTGTGCTTGAGGAAACACTTTCATGACGGCGGTGGTGGTTTGTTCGCTCCAACGCACCATCCAAGTCGGTTGTACCCCCAATAAGACAATTAAAACCGCAAGCGCGATCGCGGGAACCCGATCCGACCATTGCACGGGCGGTAAATCTTCCACCAGAGGCGATAATCGACCAAAGAAAGCCTGGTTGACCAGTAACAGGAAGTATACCGCTGTTAATCCCGTTCCGACCATGCACAAGAGGGTTTGGACGGGGAAAGCCGCATAGGTTGACCGAAACACGAGAAATTCAGAAACGAAACCCACCATTCCCGGAATTCCCGCACTTGCCATGACTCCCAATACCATTAAACTGCCAATCATCGGCAGCCCGCGTTCTGGGTTGAGCAAGCCGCGCAACTGGGTAATATCGCGGCTTCCGGCTTTAACGTAAACCACCCCTACCAGCAGGAAGAGTAAAGCGGAGATTAACCCATGACTGACCATTTGAAAAATTGCGGCTAACAGGCTTAACGGCGTAGCTGCTGCTGCTGCTAGGAGAATGTAGCCCATGTGGGCGACAGAGCTAAAGGCGACCATTTTCTTCATATCAGTTTGGGCGATCGCGCTCAAGGCCCCATATAACACGCTAATCACAGCCCAAACCGCGAGTGCGGGAGCCAACCTAGCCCAAGCTTGAGGTAGCAAGCATAAGCCAAACCGCAATAACCCGTAAGTGCCTAACTTTAAGAGTACCCCTGCTAACAGCACTGAAATAGGGGTAGAGGCTTCAACGTGGGCATCGGGCAACCAGGTATGGAAGGGGACTAGGGGCGTTTTAATCCCAAATGCTAATAAAATTCCGACTAGGATGGGAATTTGACTGCTCAAGGGCAACGCTTCCGCCAGTTGCGGGTTATACACAAAGTCGGGGGCGTGGGTGAGCAGAACCAGCCCTAGGAAACTCGCTAGGAGTAAAATACCGGAAATCGCGGTATAGATTAGAAATTTGGTCGCTGCATAGCCGCGCCGCTTTCCCCCCCAAATGGCAATCAGCAGATAAAGGGGAATGAGTTCGAGTTCGTAGAACAGGAAGAACAACAGTAAATCCTGGGCTAAGAAAGCGCCCGCGACGCAACCGCACAGAAATAAAATCAGGCTGTAGTAGAGGCGGGGACGTTGAATAGCGCGATCGCTACTATAGATTGCGATCGCCGTCAACAAACTATTAATCGCGATTAACGGGAAAGAAATCCCATCTACCCCCAAACTGTAGGTGAGTCCTAACGCATCAATCCAAGGAAAGAACTCAGACCACTGCATTCCCCCAATTTCTGGGTGAAATTGCACCCCCAGAACCAGCGTCCACACTAACTCTACAATCGCAACTCCTAATGCTAGGGTGCGACAGCGTGCCGAGTCTTGTTCGGAAAAATCGGACTTCGAGAAATTAGGCCAAAACCCAACCCCCGCAGCCCCTAAAATCGGTAGCCAAATCAAAGCACTGAGCATTCGTTAACTTTGCTCCTCGATCAGGGATGAATGTATAGAAACCAGCCGATGACGAAGAGGAAAATATTCACTCCCAGCACAATGGTGAGAACGTAAAGCTGAGATTGTCCTCCAGAGCTGTATTTTAGGCTTTGACCGCTAAAGATTGCCGCCAAGCCAACCAGATTCACAAATCCGTCAACCACGAAGCGATCGAACCAAGCGGTTAGTTTAGAAAATTGCTCGACCGCAAAAACAACGGTGAGCCGATACAGCCGATCGACATAAAAGTCATAGGCCAGCAGGTCTTGGATAAACTTAATAGGAGCCTTCACAGAACGCGACCAAGTGCGTTGCAGACCCAAAGTAGACCCGACAAGACATCCGGCGGCTCCCGATACCACAATTAACCCCACCGCCGGTAAGTTGAGATAGTCCCAACTGGGTAGTAGAGAGAGGCGTTGCAACATCAGGGGAACCGACAAGGTGACGATGGTTAAGCTCACCAAAGGAACCGCCATCGCCCAAGGCACTTCTGGGGCGCGTCGGGTTTTGGCTTGCGGTTCGCCGCCAAACACCAGTCGAAAAACGCGCGTCAAGTTGAGGGCTGTTAAACCGTTAACCAGCAATAAAATCGCTACCAGTAAGGGATGGGTATACCACAGGTCATCAATGCCTAGGCGCAAGGCCCAAAAGCCCCCCAAGGGTAATAAACCAATCAATCCCGCCGCACCCACAAGATAGGCGGTGGTGGTGGCGGGCATCCGGGTGGCTAAACCGCCCATTTCAGTCAGGTCTTGGGAAACGGTGGTGTAGATGATCGAACCCACGCTCATAAACAGCAGCGCTTTGGCGATCGCGTGAGCGAGCAATAACATCAGCGCAAAGCCCGACCATTGCATCCCTACGGCGATAAAGACCAGTCCCAAATAGGCGCTGGTGGTGTGGGAAAGCGCCCGTTTAATGTCAATTTGCGCTAAGGCCACCAGGGAAGCCCCCACGGCTGTCACGGAACCAATGACGACTAAGGTGGTTAAGGCAACGGGAGATAAGGCGAGAATGGGTTGAAGTTTAATGAGAACGTACGCGCCGCAAGAGACAACGACGGAGTTCCGCAAAATAGACGCCGGACTCGGCCCTTCCATTGCTTCGTCCAGCCACAGGTGCAAAGGGAATTGAGCGCATTTGCCAATGGGGCCTGCAATTAAGGCTAAACCTAATAGGGCAGAAGCGATGGGGGTGAGTTGGGCGTCTTCTGCCCAAATGTAAAGTTCGGGAAAGTTGACGCTATTGGCTTGGGTGGCTAAGGCAACTACACCCATTAACAGCAAAATGTCGCCGACGCGCTTGGTTAAAAAGGCATCGCGGGCGGCGGTGACGACTAGGGGTTGGGCGTACCAGAAGCCGACGAGCAGGTAAGTTGATAGGGTCAGCATTTCCAGCAACCCATAGGTGAGCAGCAGGGAGTCGCTGATCGCAATGCCGCTCATGGCTCCTTCAAAAAAGCCCATGAGGGCAAAGAAGCGAGCCATTGCCCAGTCTTTTTCCATGTAGCCAAGGGCGAACAGTTGCGCCAGCAAGCTTAAGCCGGCGATCAGTTCGGTGGCGGCGATGGTAATTGCGGAAATCTCGACGGTGAGGGAAAGGTCTAGGTCGAGGGCGTTGAGCCAATGAAAGATGATTTCGTAGGGCGGTTGATTCCAGGTGAGTCGAAAAACGAAGGCACCGTGGATAAATGCCGCTAGGGTCATCAGTAGGTTAAAGTAGGCGGCGGGTCTAGGCCCCGTCCGGCGAACGACCCCGGTTGACCAAG comes from the Desertifilum tharense IPPAS B-1220 genome and includes:
- a CDS encoding NADH-quinone oxidoreductase subunit M translates to MLSALIWLPILGAAGVGFWPNFSKSDFSEQDSARCRTLALGVAIVELVWTLVLGVQFHPEIGGMQWSEFFPWIDALGLTYSLGVDGISFPLIAINSLLTAIAIYSSDRAIQRPRLYYSLILFLCGCVAGAFLAQDLLLFFLFYELELIPLYLLIAIWGGKRRGYAATKFLIYTAISGILLLASFLGLVLLTHAPDFVYNPQLAEALPLSSQIPILVGILLAFGIKTPLVPFHTWLPDAHVEASTPISVLLAGVLLKLGTYGLLRFGLCLLPQAWARLAPALAVWAVISVLYGALSAIAQTDMKKMVAFSSVAHMGYILLAAAAATPLSLLAAIFQMVSHGLISALLFLLVGVVYVKAGSRDITQLRGLLNPERGLPMIGSLMVLGVMASAGIPGMVGFVSEFLVFRSTYAAFPVQTLLCMVGTGLTAVYFLLLVNQAFFGRLSPLVEDLPPVQWSDRVPAIALAVLIVLLGVQPTWMVRWSEQTTTAVMKVFPQAQVAQVINFSPPSQFP
- a CDS encoding NAD(P)H-quinone oxidoreductase subunit F, translated to MNEFLLQSSWWIPFYGLIGAVVTLPWSTGVVRRTGPRPAAYFNLLMTLAAFIHGAFVFRLTWNQPPYEIIFHWLNALDLDLSLTVEISAITIAATELIAGLSLLAQLFALGYMEKDWAMARFFALMGFFEGAMSGIAISDSLLLTYGLLEMLTLSTYLLVGFWYAQPLVVTAARDAFLTKRVGDILLLMGVVALATQANSVNFPELYIWAEDAQLTPIASALLGLALIAGPIGKCAQFPLHLWLDEAMEGPSPASILRNSVVVSCGAYVLIKLQPILALSPVALTTLVVIGSVTAVGASLVALAQIDIKRALSHTTSAYLGLVFIAVGMQWSGFALMLLLAHAIAKALLFMSVGSIIYTTVSQDLTEMGGLATRMPATTTAYLVGAAGLIGLLPLGGFWALRLGIDDLWYTHPLLVAILLLVNGLTALNLTRVFRLVFGGEPQAKTRRAPEVPWAMAVPLVSLTIVTLSVPLMLQRLSLLPSWDYLNLPAVGLIVVSGAAGCLVGSTLGLQRTWSRSVKAPIKFIQDLLAYDFYVDRLYRLTVVFAVEQFSKLTAWFDRFVVDGFVNLVGLAAIFSGQSLKYSSGGQSQLYVLTIVLGVNIFLFVIGWFLYIHP